A genome region from Erigeron canadensis isolate Cc75 chromosome 3, C_canadensis_v1, whole genome shotgun sequence includes the following:
- the LOC122593169 gene encoding bidirectional sugar transporter SWEET6b-like: MTLTTMQVRTIVGIIGNVISFGLFISPAPTIYRIAKNKSVEEFSPDPYIACVMNCLLWIFYGMPFNHPNSTLVITINAIGLALELIYLSVFLMFGTKKHRVKIMGGLFVEVVFLAIVAFCDLRFLHTHKERSTLVGILCIVFGIIMYGAPLTIMKKVVKTKSVEFMPFPLSLAGFLNGVCWSTYALLKFDLFILIANGVGGFLGFLQLCLYAWYRNSTPKKSTKDAEVQLESV; this comes from the exons ATGACGTTGACTACCATGCAAGTTCGTACCATCGTTGGCATCATTG gGAATGTCATCTCTTTTGGGCTGTTCATCTCACCAGC GCCTACGATATACCGAATAGCGAAGAACAAATCGGTGGAGGAGTTCTCTCCAGACCCTTACATAGCATGTGTGATGAACTGTTTGCTTTGGATCTTTTACGGCATGCCGTTTAACCATCCAAACAGTACCCTCGTCATCACCATCAATGCCATCGGCCTTGCATTGGAGCTCATCTATCTCTCTGTTTTCTTGATGTTTGGTACCAAGAAACATAGG gtGAAGATTATGGGAGGGTTGTTTGTAGAGGTTGTGTTCCTAGCAATAGTTGCGTTTTGTGATTTGAGATTCCTGCACACACACAAGGAGAGATCCACATTAGTGGGTATCTTGTGCATAGTCTTTGGTATCATCATGTATGGTGCCCCTCTAACTATTATG aaaaaagTGGTCAAAACAAAAAGTGTCGAATTCATGCCATTTCCACTTTCTTTGGCTGGTTTCTTGAATGGAGTTTGTTGGTCGACTTATGCTCTCCTCAAATTCGATTTATTTATCTTG aTCGCAAATGGAGTTGGGGGATTCCTTGGATTTTTACAACTTTGTCTATATGCATGGTACCGCAATTCAACTCCAAAGAAGAGCACCAAAGATGCTGAGGTGCAACTCGAAAGCGTTTAA
- the LOC122591354 gene encoding coatomer subunit epsilon-1-like, producing the protein MAMAPDVLFNLRNNFYLGAYQAAINNSEVPNLSEEDSIERDCLVYRSYIALGSYQLVISEVDSSAATPLQAVKLLAVYFSSPDSKESVISSIRELLGDAAVGNNPILRLIAGTIFTHEQDYNEALKYTNAGGTMELYALNVHIFLKMHRSDYAEKQLRVMQQSDEDHTLTQLATAWLNLAVGGSKIQEAYLIFQDFSEKSQMTSLILNGKAVCCMHMGNFDEAESFLLEALNKDAKDQETLANLVVCSLHLGKSPARFLSQLRLLDPEHMLIKQGATAEENFDRALQTVV; encoded by the exons atggcgATGGCACCAGATGTGTTGTTCAATCTGCGTAACAACTTCTATTTAGGAGCATATCAAGCCGCGATCAACAACAGCGAAGTTCCTAACCTTTCTGAAGAAGATTCTATCGAACGTGATTGCCTCGTTTACAGATCTTACATCGCTCTCGGAAGCTATCAG CTTGTGATTAGTGAAGTCGATTCATCCGCCGCTACGCCACTTCAGGCCGTGAAACTGCTCGCGGTGTACTTTTCGAGTCCTGATAGTAAG GAAAGCGTGATTTCAAGTATACGGGAGTTGTTGGGTGATGCTGCTGTTGGAAACAATCCAATTTTGAGGCTTATTGCCGGGACCATATTCACGCATGAACAGGACTACAATGAGGCCCTCAAATACACGAATGCTGGGGGAACAATGGAACT GTATGCGTTGAATGTCCACATTTTTCTCAAGATGCACAGATCGGATTATGCTGAGAAGCAATTGAGAGTTATGCAACAGAGTGATGAAGATCACACACTGACTCAGCTTGCAACTGCATGGCTTAATTTAGCAGTG GGTGGTTCAAAGATACAAGAAGCATATCTCATCTTCCAGGACTTCTCTGAGAAGTCCCAAATGACTAGTCTGATCCTTAATGGGAAAGCTGTATGTTGTATGCATATGGGAAATTTTGACGAAGCAGAGTCATTTTTGCTAGAAGCACTGAACAAG GATGCAAAGGATCAAGAGACACTGGCTAATCTTGTTGTATGCAGTCTTCATCTTGGAAAAAGTCCTGCGCGATTTTTAAG CCAGTTGAGACTGTTGGATCCAGAACACATGCTAATCAAACAGGGTGCAACCGCAGAAGAGAATTTTGATAGAGCATTACAAACGGTTGTTTGA